Proteins encoded in a region of the Drosophila busckii strain San Diego stock center, stock number 13000-0081.31 chromosome 2L, ASM1175060v1, whole genome shotgun sequence genome:
- the LOC108597130 gene encoding acetylcholine receptor subunit alpha-type acr-16 isoform X1, whose product MPGKKNTIVYQCCPEPYVDITFTIQIRRRTLYYFFNLIVPCVLISSMALLGFTLPPDSGEKLTLGVTILLSLTVFLNLVAESMPTTSDAVPLIGTYFNCIMFMVASSVVLTVVVLNYHHRTADIHEMPPWIKSVFLQWLPWILRMGRPGRKITRKSILLSNRMKELELKERSSKSLLANVLDIDDDFRHTISGSQTAIGSSASFGRPTTVEEHHTAIGCNHKDLHLILKELQFITARMRKADDEAELISDWKFAAMVVDRFCLIVFTLFTIIATVTVLLSAPHIIVQ is encoded by the exons ATGCCGGGAAAGAAGAATACCATAGTCTACCAGTGCTGCCCAGAACCATATGTCGATATCACCTTTACTATACAAATACGACGACGtacattatattattttttcaatttaattgtgcCATGCGTGCTTATATCATCAATGGCCCTCTTGGGCTTCACACTACCCCCGGACTCGGGCGAGAAATTAACGCTGG GCGTAACTATACTACTATCATTAACAGTATTTCTTAACCTTGTTGCCGAGTCTATGCCGACAACGTCGGATGCTGTTCCTCTTATAG GtacatatttcaattgcatCATGTTCATGGTTGCATCCTCAGTGGTGCTAACGGTTGTGGTGCTCAATTATCATCATCGCACAGCGGATATACACGAAATGCCACCGTGG ATTAAATCCGTTTTCCTACAATGGCTGCCCTGGATTTTGCGCATGGGTCGTCCTGGCCGCAAGATAACGCGCAAATCAATATTATTAAGCAATCGCATGAAGGAATTGGAATTGAAGGAGCGTTCTTCCAAATCATTACTAGCCAATGTTCTAGATATTGATGATGATTTTCGTCACACAATATCCGGCTCTCAAACCGCCATTGGTTCATCAGC TAGCTTTGGTCGGCCCACAACGGTGGAGGAGCATCACACTGCAATAGGCTGCAATCATAAAGATTTACATTTGATTCTTAAAGAATTGCAATTTATCACAGCGCGCATGCGCAAAGCTGACGATGAAGCGGAATTGATAAGCGATTGGAAGTTCGCTGCAATGGTTGTGGATAG attttgtttaattgtttttacgCTCTTCACGATTATTGCAACGGTAACCGTGCTGCTCTCGGCTCCTCACATAATTGTGCAATAA